From Vitis vinifera cultivar Pinot Noir 40024 chromosome 14, ASM3070453v1, a single genomic window includes:
- the LOC100252557 gene encoding putative pentatricopeptide repeat-containing protein At3g28640 — protein MEAWKRCISLAQSCSNMRQFKAIHALFIVNGLHLNNYAISKLISFCALSNSGSLSYASLIFSQIQNPNLFAYNTLIRAYSRSSTPQLALHYFQLMLDDENVGPDQHTFPFIISACTNSLWMLLGKQIHNWVLKNGVASSDRHVQTALVRFYAECCAMGDARKLFDEIPNLDVVQWNVLLNGYVRRGLAPEALNAFRNMLVSGVEPDEFCLTTALKGCAQLGALQQGKWIHEYVTKRKWLEADVFIGTALVDMYAKCGCIDRSVEVFEGMTKRNVFSWSAMIGGFALHGHVRKAMQCLERMQVEDGLRPDGVVLLGVIMACAHAGLQEEGQFLLENMEARYGILPKHEHYSCMVDLLCRAGQLDEALKLIRRMPMKPRAAVWGALLSGCRTHNNVDLAELAARELLMVGNGDGTEEDGAYVQLSNIYLAAQKCEDACRIRRMIGDKRIKTKPGCSLIEVEGEVNQFVSGDISHPCLAQIHEMLDLVSLQHSYKLAFHTTWSSCDEMELTFQP, from the coding sequence ATGGAAGCATGGAAGCGCTGCATATCCCTTGCGCAAAGCTGCTCCAACATGCGTCAATTCAAGGCTATTCACGCCTTGTTCATTGTCAATGGCCTCCATCTCAACAACTATGCTATCAGCAAGCTGATTTCCTTTTGTGCGCTTTCCAACTCCGGTAGCCTCTCCTATGCGTCTCTCATTTTCAGCCAAATTCAAAACCCAAATTTATTTGCTTACAATACTCTCATCAGAGCCTATTCTCGCAGTTCCACACCCCAGCTGGCTCTACATTACTTCCAATTAATGTTAGATGATGAAAACGTAGGTCCTGATCAGCatacttttccttttattatttctGCGTGTACCAACTCATTGTGGATGCTCTTAGGGAAGCAAATACATAATTGGGTCTTGAAAAATGGTGTTGCTTCATCGGACAGGCATGTCCAGACAGCGCTGGTTCGTTTCTACGCAGAGTGCTGTGCTATGGGCGATGCCCGTAAATTGTTTGATGAAATTCCGAACTTGGACGTTGTCCAATGGAATGTACTTTTAAATGGGTACGTTCGGCGTGGTTTGGCTCCTGAGGCTTTGAATGCTTTCCGGAATATGTTGGTGTCCGGAGTTGAGCCTGATGAGTTCTGTTTGACCACTGCGCTTAAGGGTTGTGCTCAGTTGGGAGCTCTTCAGCAAGGAAAGTGGATCCATGAGTATGTTACTAAAAGGAAATGGTTGGAGGCTGATGTGTTTATTGGGACTGCGCTAGTTGATATGTATGCCAAATGTGGATGCATTGACAGGAGTGTGGAGGTTTTTGAGGGGATGACTAAGAGGAATGTGTTCTCATGGTCTGCTATGATTGGGGGCTTTGCACTACATGGGCATGTGAGAAAAGCAATGCAATGCTTGGAGAGAATGCAAGTAGAAGATGGGCTTAGACCAGATGGGGTTGTCCTTCTTGGAGTCATAATGGCTTGTGCCCATGCAGGACTCCAGGAAGAAGGCCAGTTTCTACTAGAAAACATGGAAGCTCGGTATGGTATCTTACCCAAACATGAGCACTATAGTTGCATGGTCGACTTGCTCTGCAGGGCAGGTCAGTTAGACGAAGCACTCAAGCTCATAAGAAGAATGCCCATGAAGCCCCGTGCTGCAGTCTGGGGTGCCTTACTGAGTGGTTGTCGAACTCATAATAACGTTGATCTCGCAGAGCTTGCTGCAAGAGAGCTTCTAATGGTGGGAAATGGAGATGGAACAGAAGAAGATGGAGCTTATGTTCAGCTATCCAACATCTATTTGGCTGCACAGAAATGTGAAGATGCTTGTAGGATCCGAAGGATGATTGGAGATAAAAGGATTAAAACAAAGCCAGGATGCAGTCTGATAGAGGTGGAAGGGGAGGTTAATCAGTTTGTTTCAGGAGATATCTCACATCCATGTctagctcaaatacatgaaatgCTGGATTTAGTGTCCCTTCAACACTCCTACAAGCTGGCTTTCCACACAACATGGAGCTCTTGTGATGAGATGGAGCTGACTTTTCAGCCATGA